Part of the Triticum urartu cultivar G1812 chromosome 2, Tu2.1, whole genome shotgun sequence genome, GCAAGATAACAAAAGTTGCAGTTATGTCAAGAAGAAAATGAATAAATTAGTGATAAGAAGTTGATAGCCTCTAGCAAAGTGTTCTCTTCCTGGTACCAATAAACAAATGCTCAGAAGTGGATCAAGGAAACATATTGTCTATATTTCTTTTACAATACAGAATTACAGATTAGCATATTTTCAAAACAACCAAAGTCCCATTTGCATAGTTTAGCCAAAGAAACACCCTTGTGATGCACAGAGAGCGTAGTAAACATCCAAGGCATGCAAAGGTTGCCCATGTAAATCTTTTTCATAACCAGGGAAGAAAACTATAAAATAAATCTATTGAAGACATCAATGTTGATATACAGATGAACGACAAGTCAACAGAATCATAAACTTAAGGCAGTGAAGGGCATATATGGACTATGACCAGAACCAATAAAGATCAGTGAAGTAGAAATGATGCAAACTTAAGTATACGTCTGGTGAGATTTAACCTGGAAGTGCGAGCTGTTCATGCTACTGGCAATCTGACGGAAGAGCGGAACCATGCATCTTTGGAACTCTGCAAGCTGTGTTGCCTCTAAAACCTCTTCTAGCTCACCCAAGAACATCACCTCCTTTGAGCTGTTGGTTATAGGCCAATACTTCAGCAAGCCCCTAATAACAGTGTCAGCAAGTTTGCAATCCTTCTCAACAAACTGTGTGATGCAATACGATAGCTGCTGATGGTACATTGCCACACACTTTGGCTTATGAAGTGGGATCAGTGCACGGAGAAGGAACAATTTGTGCTCCTCTTTAAGTGGCAGGGCAAAACCATTAATTATACTGCCCAAGATCTCCAGCAGCTCTGCAATACCATTATGCTTTTCCGTTTCAAATATAAATCTGTAGAAGATGTTGTTAATTGCTTTCCTGATGAATGGGCGATGCACCATGAATTTACCATATATTCGATGGAGTATTGTCTTGAGATAGTCCCTTTCCCTGGGGTCTTCAGAGTCAAAAAGATCTAGTAGCTTGAGAATGAAGGAATGGTCTATGTATCTCTTGGCCAGCTTTGCGTCTGTCTCTTGCGACGCTACAAATCTCAAGAAAACCTCATAAACGATCTGCAGGTGTGACCATGCTGGATCCATGAGAGGCTCTTCTTCCTCCATATCAACTCCTTCGATGGCCTTGTTCTCACGAGGAGTGGGATTCGAGCTCCGGAACAAGTTAATTGCAACCATCTTGCTGATCTCCAACATGATGACCTCCGAGAACTTGCCATTTGCAGAAGTGACATAATCAACAAGCTCCAtaagcgtctgccgcttcatctccttctccttcagGTTCTTGGTCGGATCGGCGAAGTCGTACACAGCACAGCACAGGGTGGCCTTTCTGACAAACAGATTCTGCTTCTCCGAGACCGGCACGTCCTTGAACGCCGGCAGCGGCTCGTTGGAGTGATACACCACAGCCCCATTCATCACCGGAGtagaagcggagccagctggtggcAGGTGCTCCCCATTTCCTGCTCTCTTATTCCCACCAGGCTCCACACTCCTTGCAACGCTGTAAGAGTTGGACGGCTCGTTGCCGTTGGCCGTGGCAGCATCCCGGCCATCGCCGGCCTTCCCTGTCTTCTTGGGCAGCCTGCCAAGGATCTGTTTAATCATCTTCTCCTACCACAGACAACCTATGAGCACGACAAAACCCTAGCAGTATCCCAGCACAGCAAATCAGCAGCAGGAACAGAGAGGGATCTAGGCAAATCCTCACAGCTCCTGAACTCACCCCCCAACAGGCAACAGCGCAAGAAAGATCTCCAAGCAGCCGCCGGGCAGCAGACAAACCCTGGCACCACGGACCCGAGCCGCCGGCGCGGCCAGATCACTGGGACCAATACGGATCAGGCCTCGTCCAGGAGGCGCTCCACCAGGCGGACGCCGGCAGATCAGGCGACGCCCCCATCGCCACACCCTCCCTCCACCTTGCGGAATAAATAAATATGGAATCTTTCGGCTCCACCGGCCGCCAAATCCAGGATCCAAGAACCGGCGGCGGAGGACGGGAGTGGCGAGATTGAGGGGGAAGGGAAGGGGGAGAGGGAACCTTTTGTTGGGGTGGCTGGAGCCGGAGGGGGAGCTGTGCTTGTGCTTGCTTTCCCCCGGCCTTCCTCTGGATTTGAGAGGGGTCGAGGTCCCCAAAAGCGGCAAAAgggggaagaagaagggggacGGAGACGGAGGAGTAGGAGGAGTAGAAGTTTGTGCCGGGCGGAGAGCGTGGGAGTCGGAGAGCAACAAAGGGCAAGCAAATCCAGACAGCGAGCCAGCCAAGGGAGACTGGGGGCAGAGTATTTTACCCCAACTGGCTGGCAGCTGGGTGAGTGCAATTAATTGCCTTGTTCTTGCCTGATTTTGCCCTCGCCGGGAAGTGGGAGCCTTCGTGGGTCTGGCGCAAGAGTAGAACGCCTTtattttttttttacttttttagATGATTTTTTTCGTTTATTAAGGGCTAATTTAATCGTGGTTTTGAGTCCACGATGTTTTAGTTTATTTGTGCTCTGTTAGTATTTGGGGAAAATACAAAAAAATCAGGGGAGGAAAAGATATGTACTAGTATACCAAATAGTAGCATTGCACCGAGCACGAGCTACAAAAGTCCACTGAATTTGGATAAAGAAATCAGATCGAGATGATCTCAAGGAAAGGGAAAGAAATCATCCCGGGGGTAGCCGGAGGAGGCCACGTCACTGGTACTACCCGGCACCGATTCAAAGGTAAAGGCAAAGGCAAGGATGGCTCGTCTCCTGCGTGTGTCCGTACTGCCTGTGCGCATCTTCCTGCACAGGACCGGAGGCTACTTCTGTCATCGTTTCAGCACAAACCAACCCAGTCCCCGAGAACGAATAGGTTTGTTTAGGGCATCTTCAACAAACCTATAAATTTTCTCTCGCATCCGTTCATAAACAGAGGGACCCGTCAACGGACATGGATACGAGAGGCCAACATCCAACGTTGCATACATTTCAAACTCTTTTCAATAAAtcagatgaaattcgtgcaaacaagATGAAATTCATATAAACATGACGGCTTTCATACAAACCGAACAAAAACGGTTatattttttttgcatattttcAACTAAAAAGGTAAAACTATGTGCGGCAGGCTGCTAACCGGACTGTCAGGAACCCCAGAGGCATATTCTTCCCCCGTACCTCCCCAGTGTCCGTTTGCGCCGCTCATCAGAGCGGCAAAGAGGGTGCTTCAGCCGGAGGGGAAGGGTGCTTCCGTGGACTTCAGGCGAGTGCCCAGGATGGTCTCAAATAAAGGAGCGCGTGGTCTTcctgggacccaagcggcggcggccttccatgttctacttctcctcgatgatggcggcgggcTCGGACGTGCGGCCGCCTCCTCGTCCACATCCGCACAGCCAACTTCTTTCTCTGCGCGCGTCGATGACGGATGGCACGGTCGCAGGCACTATATGCGGCGATGCCCGTGCCACCGTCCTCCTTGCCATGCCAGtgtggagcaactcgccactcctcattgAGTTGGCCTAGAGCGGcagcgagttg contains:
- the LOC125538768 gene encoding serine/threonine protein phosphatase 2A 57 kDa regulatory subunit B' theta isoform-like; the protein is MIKQILGRLPKKTGKAGDGRDAATANGNEPSNSYSVARSVEPGGNKRAGNGEHLPPAGSASTPVMNGAVVYHSNEPLPAFKDVPVSEKQNLFVRKATLCCAVYDFADPTKNLKEKEMKRQTLMELVDYVTSANGKFSEVIMLEISKMVAINLFRSSNPTPRENKAIEGVDMEEEEPLMDPAWSHLQIVYEVFLRFVASQETDAKLAKRYIDHSFILKLLDLFDSEDPRERDYLKTILHRIYGKFMVHRPFIRKAINNIFYRFIFETEKHNGIAELLEILGSIINGFALPLKEEHKLFLLRALIPLHKPKCVAMYHQQLSYCITQFVEKDCKLADTVIRGLLKYWPITNSSKEVMFLGELEEVLEATQLAEFQRCMVPLFRQIASSMNSSHFQVAERALFLWNNDHIENLIKQNYKVILPIIFPALERNARGHWNQAVRSLTLNVRKIFTDHDSAFFGECMQKFDDDELKQEESSSKREALWKRLEEMGGESSPSGIPNGKSSQ